A window of Hymenobacter aerilatus contains these coding sequences:
- a CDS encoding TonB family protein: MTTTQPLNWLLLSTLTLGVLWLLYHVALRRERCFQYNRTLLLLAPLLAVLLPLAHLPAAWLPAASTAQTPLRLLLPAVTVGASATSASATPLLFWVLLLYGAGVGLLLGRLGWQLLMLWRFTRTLPTEQHADYTLRRTSGLRPTGSFGRTVYWDDTAPLSAAEAAQVLRHELVHVRQRHTLDRLWLRVWQALLWPNLFVHLLPRALDLTHEYLADAAVTPATSMEYIRLLARQATGWLGQAPTLAHSFFSSSTLTRIAMLNHSSIPRRWKQWLALPVCAALLFVVACEKNTPADEAALSQTATQASSMPVPPPPPPPMIDGKYFTIDSKGDKLYHYVEQMPEPQGGIGGLLKYIGENIRYPEAAIAQRIEGKVFVSFTVTKDGSIEDVHLMKGIQQKLTVKPVKGESPLVTTVTTPPMLAMNEEALRVVKELPRWTPGKQEGKPVNVSFTIPVTYVLEK; encoded by the coding sequence ATGACGACGACCCAACCACTTAACTGGCTTCTGCTGAGCACTCTCACGCTAGGCGTGCTGTGGCTGCTCTACCACGTAGCGTTGCGCCGCGAGCGGTGCTTTCAATACAACCGCACGCTGCTTCTGCTAGCTCCGCTGCTGGCAGTCTTGCTACCCTTGGCCCACCTGCCTGCGGCCTGGCTTCCAGCGGCCTCCACAGCCCAGACACCCCTGCGCCTGCTGTTGCCGGCCGTCACGGTAGGCGCTTCGGCTACCAGTGCCTCCGCTACGCCGCTGCTGTTTTGGGTGTTGCTACTATATGGTGCCGGTGTGGGTTTGCTGTTGGGTAGGCTGGGCTGGCAACTGCTGATGCTCTGGCGCTTCACGCGCACCCTACCCACCGAGCAGCATGCAGACTACACGTTGCGTCGCACCAGCGGCCTGCGCCCTACTGGTTCCTTTGGCCGGACTGTGTACTGGGACGATACCGCGCCACTTTCCGCCGCCGAGGCCGCCCAAGTGCTGCGCCACGAGCTGGTGCACGTGCGTCAGCGTCACACCCTCGACCGGCTCTGGCTGCGCGTGTGGCAGGCGCTACTTTGGCCCAACCTCTTTGTGCATCTGCTCCCCCGCGCCCTCGATCTCACCCACGAGTACCTCGCCGACGCCGCCGTGACACCCGCTACTTCTATGGAATACATCCGCCTGCTGGCCCGCCAAGCTACTGGCTGGCTAGGGCAGGCCCCTACCCTCGCGCATTCCTTTTTTTCATCTTCCACCTTAACCCGTATTGCCATGCTGAACCATTCGTCTATACCTCGCCGCTGGAAGCAGTGGCTCGCTCTGCCTGTGTGTGCTGCACTGTTGTTTGTAGTTGCTTGTGAGAAGAATACGCCGGCTGATGAGGCTGCGCTTTCACAGACTGCTACTCAGGCCTCTTCCATGCCAGTGCCCCCCCCGCCGCCACCGCCTATGATTGATGGGAAATATTTTACAATTGACTCAAAGGGTGATAAACTGTATCACTATGTCGAACAAATGCCAGAGCCACAAGGCGGTATAGGTGGCTTATTGAAATATATTGGCGAAAACATTCGGTATCCAGAAGCTGCTATAGCACAGCGCATAGAGGGCAAAGTATTTGTCAGCTTCACTGTCACCAAAGACGGCAGTATAGAAGATGTGCATCTTATGAAAGGGATTCAGCAAAAATTGACTGTCAAGCCAGTAAAGGGTGAGTCTCCCTTAGTCACTACTGTCACCACGCCACCTATGCTGGCGATGAATGAGGAGGCGTTGCGCGTCGTCAAAGAACTGCCTCGCTGGACACCCGGCAAGCAAGAAGGTAAGCCAGTAAATGTGTCCTTCACTATTCCAGTCACTTATGTTTTGGAGAAGTAA
- a CDS encoding TolC family protein, which yields MHLRPTFAAPFLTTLGLLVGSAAYAQVPISTAVAGDSLSLETTIRSVLDANPSINALQEEVNRAQASLAETRTYLKPVVNGNASYTRIDPVVKLPFDGQVLQFAPNNNYDVHVAAQYTVLDMGRTRANIDLSRSRIASATDQIAVTRRDLAFSAAQSYYGILFAREAIRVQDAQIASLLQHQREMEKRVEGGVSTSFDVTTTKVRIAQAQNTKIDLQNQLQNQEVQLARLLHRPESEVVPVRGRFEYNPQAVDVAAALAAGSENRPEVKLAKDAEQTAIAQQRVVEASNRPSLNVLGQAGAKNGYILPNIERMRFNTVLGAQLNVPIYDGNRNKTQRVGAQSAVKGAQARTQDTQEQVRADVLQAVNNMQASTARYDNSQVQIGQATDALTRAKSRYRYGVGNNLDVLDAETQLAQSRLSRLQAIYNYTIGQYQLRRATGEQIWEAVK from the coding sequence ATGCATCTCCGACCAACCTTTGCCGCGCCGTTCCTCACAACCTTAGGGTTGCTGGTAGGTAGCGCCGCTTATGCGCAGGTACCTATATCTACCGCTGTTGCCGGCGACTCACTGTCGCTGGAAACCACTATCCGCTCGGTGCTGGATGCCAACCCTTCCATCAATGCGTTGCAGGAGGAAGTGAACCGGGCACAGGCTAGTCTGGCCGAAACCCGCACCTACCTGAAACCGGTGGTGAATGGTAACGCCAGCTACACCCGCATCGATCCGGTAGTGAAGCTGCCCTTCGATGGCCAGGTGCTGCAATTTGCGCCCAACAACAACTACGACGTGCACGTGGCTGCTCAGTACACGGTACTGGATATGGGTCGCACGCGCGCCAACATTGATCTGTCGAGAAGCCGCATTGCGTCGGCTACCGACCAGATTGCCGTTACGCGGCGCGACCTGGCTTTCTCAGCGGCCCAAAGCTACTACGGTATTCTGTTTGCCCGTGAGGCGATTCGGGTGCAGGATGCTCAGATTGCCTCGCTGCTGCAACACCAGCGCGAAATGGAAAAGCGCGTGGAAGGAGGCGTAAGCACCAGCTTCGACGTGACGACCACCAAAGTGCGCATTGCGCAGGCGCAGAACACCAAAATTGATCTGCAAAACCAACTGCAAAACCAGGAAGTGCAGCTAGCCCGGCTGCTGCACCGCCCCGAGAGTGAGGTAGTGCCGGTGCGTGGCCGCTTCGAATACAACCCGCAGGCCGTAGACGTGGCGGCGGCTTTGGCGGCCGGTTCCGAAAACCGCCCCGAAGTGAAGCTGGCCAAAGACGCCGAGCAAACCGCCATTGCCCAGCAGCGCGTAGTGGAAGCCAGCAACCGCCCCAGCCTGAACGTGCTGGGCCAGGCGGGCGCCAAAAACGGGTACATTCTACCTAATATCGAGCGGATGCGCTTCAATACGGTGTTGGGCGCGCAGCTGAACGTGCCCATCTACGATGGCAACCGCAATAAAACGCAGCGCGTAGGTGCGCAGTCGGCCGTGAAAGGGGCGCAGGCTCGCACCCAGGACACGCAGGAGCAAGTGCGTGCCGATGTGCTGCAAGCGGTGAACAACATGCAGGCCAGCACCGCCCGCTACGACAACTCCCAGGTGCAGATTGGACAGGCCACCGACGCCCTCACTCGCGCCAAATCGCGCTACCGCTACGGGGTAGGCAACAACCTCGACGTGCTGGATGCTGAAACGCAGCTGGCCCAGTCGCGCCTCTCCCGCTTGCAAGCCATCTACAACTACACCATCGGCCAATACCAGCTTCGCCGTGCCACTGGCGAGCAGATTTGGGAAGCGGTGAAATAG
- a CDS encoding T9SS type A sorting domain-containing protein, whose product MKQKILLFLLLGLGYHAAAQTGCTDPRATNFAPAATRNDGSCRYAATTTALPSRATLPAEVNETSGLVYTNQQLWTLNDSGNEPVLYRLDAATGAVQQRVRISNFPNVDWEDLIADDRYLYIGDFGNNAGNRRDLRVLRVPKAAIGTASEVTVAAEAIAFSYPQQTNFQPVVNQHNFDAEAFFVANDSLHIFTKNWADQQTSYYTVPAAPGTYAARYRATFNVNGLVTGAALNTAGTEAALLGYTTTGAAFVWLLFDFPAGHVLQGNKRRLELPSALLVGQVEALTFTGRYSVLVSNERFLTLPPRLYALGLSEWLAPVATTSSQVAGAAQFALYPNPARHVLRVQTLALTREDAQLTLHDPNGRLVLTTKLHARNQTHELNLAQLAPGLYFARIVSAHATYSQTILIE is encoded by the coding sequence ATGAAGCAGAAAATACTACTCTTCCTGCTGCTTGGCCTGGGCTACCACGCCGCCGCCCAAACGGGCTGCACCGACCCGCGGGCCACCAACTTTGCTCCCGCCGCTACCCGCAACGACGGCTCTTGCCGCTACGCTGCCACTACGACTGCCCTACCCAGCCGCGCTACCCTACCCGCAGAGGTGAACGAAACCTCCGGCCTGGTGTACACTAATCAGCAGTTGTGGACGCTCAACGACAGCGGCAACGAGCCCGTGCTTTACCGTCTCGATGCGGCCACTGGCGCCGTACAGCAGCGCGTGCGCATCAGCAACTTCCCCAATGTAGACTGGGAAGACCTCATCGCCGATGACCGGTACCTGTACATCGGCGACTTCGGCAACAACGCCGGCAACCGGCGCGATTTGCGCGTGCTGCGCGTCCCAAAAGCGGCCATTGGTACGGCGTCCGAGGTAACGGTGGCGGCAGAGGCCATTGCGTTTTCCTACCCCCAGCAAACCAACTTTCAGCCCGTCGTCAATCAGCATAATTTCGATGCCGAGGCCTTTTTCGTCGCCAACGACTCGCTCCACATTTTCACGAAGAACTGGGCCGATCAGCAAACCAGCTACTATACCGTTCCGGCCGCACCGGGCACCTACGCGGCCCGCTACCGCGCTACCTTCAACGTGAATGGCCTCGTGACCGGGGCCGCGCTCAACACTGCGGGCACCGAGGCCGCCCTGCTGGGCTACACTACTACAGGCGCCGCATTTGTGTGGCTGCTGTTTGATTTTCCGGCGGGGCACGTGCTGCAAGGCAACAAGCGCCGCCTGGAGTTGCCATCGGCCTTGCTGGTAGGGCAGGTAGAAGCTCTTACGTTCACGGGCCGCTATTCGGTGCTGGTTTCTAATGAGCGCTTTCTCACGTTGCCACCCCGCCTGTATGCGCTCGGCCTCAGCGAGTGGCTGGCACCAGTGGCTACCACCAGCAGCCAGGTGGCCGGAGCGGCCCAATTTGCCTTGTACCCCAACCCGGCGCGCCACGTGCTGCGTGTACAAACGCTGGCCCTTACCCGCGAGGACGCCCAACTTACGCTGCATGACCCCAATGGCCGTCTTGTACTAACGACGAAACTGCACGCCCGCAATCAGACCCACGAGTTGAACCTCGCGCAGCTGGCGCCCGGCTTGTACTTCGCGCGCATCGTCTCGGCACACGCTACCTACTCGCAAACTATATTGATTGAGTAG
- a CDS encoding universal stress protein has protein sequence MTLTTVLCPLDFSVASAPLVRYATTLAAATGAELRLLHVLEAQPELPVAGLSRPLDLDIALQLASYRLEAEQAGVTVSTTIVQGDAATEIVAEARRYPADLILIGAHGRTGLTRFLMGSTAEAVVRTAPCATLLVKNCQADEYRQSA, from the coding sequence ATGACCCTCACCACTGTTTTGTGTCCGCTTGATTTCTCGGTTGCTTCGGCGCCGCTGGTGCGGTATGCTACTACGCTGGCGGCGGCCACCGGTGCCGAGCTGCGGCTGCTGCACGTGCTGGAGGCCCAGCCGGAGCTGCCCGTGGCCGGGTTGTCGCGCCCGCTTGACCTGGATATTGCCTTGCAACTGGCCAGCTACCGGCTAGAGGCGGAGCAGGCTGGCGTAACGGTCAGCACGACCATTGTGCAGGGCGACGCGGCTACGGAAATCGTGGCGGAGGCCCGGCGCTACCCCGCCGACCTGATCCTGATTGGGGCGCACGGCCGCACCGGCCTCACGCGCTTTTTGATGGGCAGCACGGCCGAAGCCGTCGTGCGTACCGCACCTTGCGCTACGCTTCTCGTAAAGAACTGTCAGGCTGACGAATACCGACAATCGGCCTAA
- a CDS encoding HlyD family secretion protein, translating into MATSVQQDATVVTPTSEQPESGSRRPIIFIILALVLLVGGYFGYQRYQFGQAHEETDDAQVEGDVYPVIPRVGGPVLDVKIDDNQVVKKGDVVVTLDPADYQQRVNAAEAALAAAQANVTAARTAIGTAQANVRAAQATIGVSSANRARLEKDLKRSTFLRKEDIIPQSDYDAVQANLQATTAQRATAEQQVAVARQQVASAEQQVAVAQAVVKQRQADLDNAKLQLSYATITAPANGVVSRKNVQPGQVVAPGQQLFGLVASDRTWVVANFKETQLENMKVGQKVNIEVDAYPNEEFEGHVESLSAATGARFALLPPDNSTGNFVKVTQRVPVKIALDKVDPEHPLRAGMSVTATVAVK; encoded by the coding sequence ATGGCAACTTCTGTTCAACAAGACGCCACCGTCGTAACGCCTACCAGCGAGCAGCCGGAAAGCGGCTCGCGACGCCCGATTATTTTTATCATTCTGGCATTGGTACTGCTGGTGGGGGGCTATTTTGGCTACCAGCGCTATCAGTTTGGCCAGGCCCACGAAGAAACCGACGACGCCCAGGTAGAGGGCGACGTGTACCCCGTGATTCCGCGCGTGGGTGGTCCCGTGCTCGACGTGAAAATTGACGACAACCAGGTAGTGAAAAAAGGTGATGTGGTTGTTACCCTCGACCCCGCCGACTACCAACAGCGCGTGAATGCCGCCGAGGCCGCTCTGGCTGCGGCTCAGGCCAACGTAACGGCTGCTCGCACGGCTATTGGCACGGCGCAAGCCAACGTGCGCGCTGCCCAGGCTACCATTGGGGTAAGCTCGGCCAACCGCGCCCGCCTCGAAAAAGACCTGAAGCGCAGCACCTTCCTGCGCAAGGAGGATATCATCCCGCAGAGCGATTATGATGCCGTACAAGCCAACCTGCAAGCCACTACCGCCCAGCGCGCTACCGCCGAGCAGCAGGTAGCTGTAGCCCGGCAGCAAGTAGCCTCGGCCGAGCAGCAGGTAGCCGTGGCGCAAGCCGTGGTGAAGCAACGCCAAGCCGACCTCGACAATGCCAAGCTGCAACTGAGCTACGCTACCATCACGGCGCCCGCCAATGGGGTAGTGAGCCGCAAGAACGTGCAGCCCGGCCAAGTGGTAGCACCCGGCCAGCAGCTGTTTGGCCTGGTCGCCAGCGACCGTACCTGGGTGGTAGCCAACTTCAAGGAAACCCAGCTGGAAAACATGAAAGTGGGCCAGAAGGTGAACATTGAGGTAGATGCCTACCCCAACGAGGAGTTTGAAGGCCACGTGGAGTCACTATCGGCGGCTACGGGCGCCCGCTTCGCCCTGCTGCCCCCCGACAACTCGACTGGCAACTTTGTGAAAGTAACGCAGCGCGTACCTGTCAAAATCGCCCTCGATAAAGTAGACCCCGAACACCCCCTGCGCGCCGGCATGAGCGTGACTGCTACGGTAGCGGTGAAATAG
- a CDS encoding four helix bundle protein has product MSSGNHSNFDFAEEFRQRTKSFALRIMKLVDRLPVTPSCRAAGAQLVRSGTSVAANYRAACRARSHREFVSKLHIALEEADESVLWLELLNEAGNLPAGKLDELLLEAKAILAIIGKAEKTARDKSKEGATEKRF; this is encoded by the coding sequence ATGTCATCTGGCAACCACTCCAACTTTGATTTTGCCGAGGAATTCCGGCAACGCACCAAATCCTTTGCCCTGCGAATAATGAAGTTGGTAGATCGGCTACCGGTTACACCTTCTTGCCGGGCAGCGGGTGCACAGCTGGTTCGATCGGGTACATCTGTTGCAGCTAATTACCGGGCAGCCTGTCGCGCCCGTTCCCACCGGGAATTTGTATCCAAACTGCACATTGCGCTCGAAGAAGCTGATGAATCCGTACTGTGGTTGGAGTTGTTGAATGAAGCAGGCAATCTGCCTGCGGGCAAACTAGATGAGTTGCTCCTAGAAGCAAAAGCTATATTGGCCATTATTGGCAAAGCCGAGAAAACCGCTCGGGATAAGAGTAAGGAAGGAGCAACAGAAAAAAGATTTTAG
- a CDS encoding BlaI/MecI/CopY family transcriptional regulator, whose translation MENLPELTRAEEQVMQVLWQRGPSFVKDVLPELPAPTPAYTTVSTIIRILEQKGFVGHEAFGRTHRYYALVAQDAYRRFSLTKLLGGYFGGSFSRLVSFFAQEENLDARQLDELLRHAQQDLPPTPTDSRDDDDPTT comes from the coding sequence ATGGAAAATTTACCTGAACTCACCCGCGCTGAGGAGCAAGTCATGCAAGTGCTGTGGCAGCGGGGGCCGTCGTTTGTGAAGGACGTGCTGCCGGAACTGCCCGCGCCTACCCCGGCCTATACCACAGTGTCTACTATCATCCGCATTCTGGAGCAGAAGGGCTTTGTGGGGCACGAGGCCTTTGGGCGCACGCATCGCTACTACGCTCTGGTGGCGCAGGATGCCTACCGGCGCTTTTCGCTTACCAAGCTGCTGGGCGGCTATTTCGGTGGGTCGTTCAGCCGGTTGGTGAGCTTTTTTGCCCAGGAAGAAAACCTGGATGCCCGGCAACTCGATGAGCTGCTGCGCCACGCCCAGCAGGACCTACCCCCTACCCCAACCGACTCGCGCGATGACGACGACCCAACCACTTAA
- a CDS encoding DHA2 family efflux MFS transporter permease subunit, which produces METGFTKWIIVITVVMCCLLELIDTSIVNVALTQMMGNLSATQQEVSWVVASYAIANVIVIPMTGFLAEQFGRKNYYLASVILFTIASMACGQSTNIWELVAFRFIQGVGGGALMATSQAILVDTFPPEELALGQALFGMGVIIGPTIGPTLGGWIVDNYDWPWIFYVNVPVGILASIFTILFIRDPERIKNAIPRPLRQIDWAGIALLIIGIGALQLVLEQGEREEWFETPYIVIGTVLAIVGLVGFVVREMTATHPIVDLRVLTKSRNLSIGAFLSFVLGFGLFASVFVFPIFCQRILGFSAEQTGLILLPGAIVSGLMMPVMGKMIQRGISQKFILPVGFLVFFIFSYWMSVRLTPTAGEGDFFWPLMLRGFGLSMLFLPITTMSLAGLSGKDAGQAAGLTGMIRQLGGSFGVALVGTYLERAIFQNRNALLPHISLYNPETATRLNAFIANFRAKGADLVQAQQMAYAALEGTLIKQTSIITYAEIFLMIGGFFLICVPLVLFIKRAKPGEKVDLNAAH; this is translated from the coding sequence ATGGAAACCGGATTTACCAAGTGGATCATTGTCATTACGGTGGTGATGTGCTGCTTGCTGGAATTGATTGATACCAGTATCGTGAACGTGGCCCTGACCCAGATGATGGGTAACCTCTCGGCCACGCAACAGGAGGTGAGCTGGGTGGTGGCAAGCTACGCCATTGCCAACGTAATTGTGATTCCGATGACCGGCTTCCTGGCCGAGCAGTTTGGGCGCAAAAACTACTACCTCGCCTCCGTTATTCTGTTCACCATTGCCTCCATGGCTTGCGGGCAGAGCACCAACATTTGGGAGCTGGTGGCCTTCCGCTTCATTCAAGGAGTAGGAGGCGGCGCCCTCATGGCTACCTCGCAGGCTATCCTGGTCGATACGTTTCCGCCCGAAGAGCTGGCCCTGGGCCAAGCGCTGTTTGGCATGGGCGTAATTATCGGCCCTACCATCGGCCCTACCCTGGGTGGCTGGATTGTAGACAACTACGACTGGCCCTGGATTTTCTACGTGAACGTACCCGTAGGCATCTTGGCCAGCATCTTCACCATCCTGTTCATCCGGGACCCCGAGCGCATCAAGAATGCGATTCCGCGGCCCCTGCGCCAGATCGACTGGGCAGGTATTGCGCTGTTGATTATCGGGATTGGGGCTTTGCAGCTGGTGCTGGAGCAGGGCGAGCGGGAGGAGTGGTTTGAAACTCCCTACATCGTGATAGGTACTGTCCTGGCTATCGTTGGCCTGGTAGGCTTTGTGGTGCGCGAGATGACGGCCACGCACCCCATCGTGGATCTGCGCGTGCTGACCAAGAGCCGCAACCTCTCTATTGGGGCGTTTCTGTCGTTTGTGCTGGGCTTCGGGTTGTTTGCCTCGGTATTCGTGTTCCCCATTTTCTGCCAGCGCATTCTGGGTTTTTCGGCTGAGCAGACTGGCCTGATTCTGTTGCCCGGTGCCATTGTATCGGGTCTGATGATGCCTGTGATGGGGAAAATGATTCAGCGGGGCATCTCGCAGAAGTTTATCCTGCCGGTGGGCTTCCTGGTCTTCTTCATCTTCTCCTATTGGATGAGTGTGCGCCTCACACCCACAGCCGGCGAGGGCGACTTTTTCTGGCCGCTGATGCTGCGTGGGTTCGGCCTGAGCATGCTGTTCCTACCCATCACCACCATGTCATTGGCGGGTCTGAGCGGGAAGGATGCTGGGCAGGCGGCTGGTCTTACGGGTATGATTCGGCAGCTAGGCGGCTCGTTTGGGGTAGCTTTGGTAGGTACGTATCTGGAACGCGCTATTTTCCAGAACCGCAACGCGCTACTGCCCCACATCTCGCTGTACAACCCCGAGACGGCAACCCGCCTGAACGCCTTCATTGCCAACTTCCGCGCCAAGGGTGCCGACCTGGTACAGGCCCAGCAAATGGCCTACGCCGCCCTCGAAGGCACCCTGATCAAGCAAACCTCCATCATCACCTACGCCGAAATCTTCCTGATGATTGGCGGCTTCTTCCTCATCTGCGTGCCTCTGGTGCTGTTCATCAAGCGCGCCAAGCCCGGCGAGAAAGTAGACCTGAACGCAGCGCACTAA
- a CDS encoding alpha/beta hydrolase family protein, which produces MRFPKLATRLAWLTGFLGVVLGAGAAASCNSDSPTPTTSTDTPEAPAAATHLVGSKLIGEYSVQTLAGRVAQVPLVGALAKYPIKVYRLTYTTQNTDGQTVTASGALLVPTAPVALPLLSYQHGTLRPADEDHAPSYYSPSSEVYSAVSVLASTGYIVAAPDYIGYGASKNLPHPYEHAASLASASLDMLRAAREFCAQQKIQRNDKNFLVGYSEGGFATMALHKLIEEKNSQEFTVTASAPGAGAYHKSAFARYILSSNQRLNFLSTYVWVLSTYDRVYKLNRPFDYYYKAPYAAQLKADQFSAVPGLPSQLFTTAFRDAVLSGNDAPLAATLTDNDIYDWKPAAPVALFHGTADDYVPFFNSEDAYKAMRARGATQVELRPIEGANHFSAAAAYTLAAYAFIAQY; this is translated from the coding sequence GTGCGTTTTCCTAAGCTTGCTACCCGTTTGGCGTGGCTCACTGGTTTTCTCGGCGTTGTGCTAGGGGCTGGTGCTGCCGCCAGCTGTAATTCCGATTCGCCTACCCCCACCACTTCCACCGACACCCCCGAGGCCCCGGCTGCCGCCACACATCTGGTTGGCAGCAAGCTCATTGGTGAGTATAGCGTACAAACCCTGGCGGGGCGTGTGGCGCAGGTGCCGCTGGTGGGGGCGTTGGCCAAGTACCCTATCAAGGTATACCGACTCACCTACACCACCCAGAATACCGATGGCCAGACTGTTACGGCCTCCGGGGCGCTGCTGGTGCCCACGGCCCCCGTGGCCCTGCCGCTGCTCAGCTACCAGCACGGCACCCTACGCCCCGCCGACGAAGACCACGCGCCTTCTTACTACAGCCCCAGCAGCGAGGTGTACTCGGCGGTGTCGGTGCTGGCTTCTACAGGCTACATTGTGGCGGCCCCTGATTACATTGGCTACGGGGCCAGTAAAAATCTGCCGCACCCCTACGAGCATGCAGCTTCTTTGGCCTCTGCCTCGTTGGATATGCTGCGAGCCGCGCGAGAGTTCTGCGCCCAGCAGAAAATCCAGCGCAACGACAAAAACTTCCTGGTGGGCTATTCCGAGGGGGGCTTTGCCACCATGGCCCTGCATAAGCTTATCGAGGAGAAAAACAGCCAGGAGTTTACCGTGACGGCCAGCGCGCCGGGCGCGGGTGCCTACCACAAATCGGCCTTTGCGCGCTACATCCTCAGTAGCAACCAACGCCTGAATTTCTTGAGTACTTATGTGTGGGTGCTGAGCACCTACGACCGGGTGTATAAGCTGAACCGGCCGTTCGACTACTATTATAAAGCACCTTACGCTGCGCAGCTCAAGGCCGATCAGTTCAGTGCTGTGCCTGGGCTGCCCAGCCAGCTCTTTACTACCGCTTTCCGCGACGCAGTGCTCAGCGGCAACGACGCGCCCCTGGCCGCTACCCTCACCGACAACGACATCTACGACTGGAAGCCCGCCGCCCCCGTGGCCCTGTTCCACGGCACCGCCGATGACTACGTGCCGTTTTTCAATTCTGAAGACGCCTACAAAGCTATGCGCGCCCGCGGCGCTACCCAAGTGGAGCTACGCCCCATCGAAGGCGCTAACCATTTCTCTGCCGCAGCGGCTTACACACTGGCCGCGTACGCATTCATTGCGCAGTATTAA